In the Terriglobales bacterium genome, one interval contains:
- a CDS encoding DinB family protein, with product MDFIEHLRRLFAYDDWANRETLRLLRAAEPPPARSQKLLAHILAAELLWRGRLVEDDEPVVVWPELSLEGCEARLGQLSGLWQSYLGALDGRQLSHRVAYVNSKGEPWESAVEDVLLHVVMHSAYHRGQIASDMRNAGHTPAYTDFIHCVRQGLVK from the coding sequence ATGGACTTCATCGAGCATCTCCGCCGGCTTTTCGCCTATGACGACTGGGCCAACCGCGAAACCCTCCGCCTCCTGAGGGCGGCGGAACCTCCTCCCGCCCGCTCGCAGAAGCTGCTGGCCCACATCCTTGCCGCGGAACTTCTGTGGCGGGGGCGCCTGGTCGAGGACGACGAACCCGTGGTGGTCTGGCCCGAGCTAAGCCTGGAAGGGTGTGAAGCCAGGCTGGGCCAGCTGTCCGGGCTTTGGCAGAGCTACCTCGGTGCTCTGGACGGCCGCCAGCTCTCCCACCGCGTGGCCTACGTCAACTCCAAGGGCGAACCGTGGGAGAGCGCGGTCGAGGACGTCCTGCTGCACGTGGTGATGCACTCCGCCTACCATCGCGGACAAATCGCCAGCGACATGCGCAATGCGGGGCACACGCCCGCCTACACGGATTTCATTCATTGCGTCCGGCAGGGATTGGTGAAGTGA